In Fundidesulfovibrio magnetotacticus, a single window of DNA contains:
- a CDS encoding thiazole synthase, which yields MADQLVIGGVALESRLFLGSGKYSSNAIIPAIVEASGAQVITVAVRRVDPGAGSENILSHIPRSCRLMPNTSGARNAQEAVRIARLARAAGCGDWIKIEVISDNRHLLPDNQETIEATRILAAEGFIVLPYMSPDLMAAKRMAEAGAAAVMPLGAPIGTNRGFRTRELVAIMIDELDVPVIVDAGIGKPSEACECMELGAAAVLANTAIATAADPVGMARAFAQAVAAGRAAWLAGPGAVSEQARASSPLTGFLHE from the coding sequence ATGGCCGACCAGCTCGTCATCGGGGGCGTGGCGCTCGAAAGCCGCCTGTTCCTCGGCTCAGGAAAGTATTCGTCCAACGCCATCATCCCGGCCATCGTGGAGGCCAGCGGCGCGCAGGTGATCACCGTGGCCGTGCGCCGCGTGGACCCCGGCGCGGGCAGCGAGAACATCCTCTCGCACATCCCCAGGTCCTGCCGCCTCATGCCCAACACCTCCGGGGCGCGCAACGCCCAGGAGGCCGTGCGCATCGCCCGCCTGGCCCGCGCCGCCGGTTGCGGCGACTGGATCAAGATCGAGGTGATCAGCGACAACCGCCACCTCCTGCCCGACAACCAGGAGACCATCGAGGCCACCCGCATCCTGGCCGCCGAGGGCTTCATCGTGCTGCCCTACATGAGCCCGGACCTCATGGCCGCCAAGCGCATGGCGGAGGCCGGCGCCGCCGCCGTGATGCCCCTTGGCGCGCCCATCGGCACCAACCGGGGCTTCCGCACCCGCGAACTCGTGGCCATCATGATCGACGAACTCGACGTGCCCGTCATCGTGGACGCGGGCATCGGCAAACCCTCCGAGGCCTGCGAGTGCATGGAGCTGGGCGCGGCCGCGGTGCTGGCCAACACTGCCATCGCCACCGCCGCCGACCCCGTGGGCATGGCCCGCGCCTTCGCCCAGGCCGTGGCCGCCGGGCGCGCCGCCTGGCTGGCCGGACCAGGCGCGGTGAGCGAGCAGGCCAGGGCCTCGTCGCCGCTTACTGGATTCTTGCACGAGTAA
- the thiS gene encoding sulfur carrier protein ThiS — translation MNLRINGQDAAHPEGLTVEALLAAYGADLSAVVVELNERIIPREHWQDMALKEGDRLEIVSFVGGG, via the coding sequence ATGAACCTTCGCATCAACGGACAAGACGCCGCCCACCCCGAGGGCCTCACCGTGGAGGCCCTCCTGGCCGCCTACGGCGCGGACCTCTCGGCCGTGGTGGTGGAACTCAACGAACGCATCATACCCCGGGAGCACTGGCAGGACATGGCCCTCAAGGAGGGCGACCGCCTGGAGATCGTCTCCTTCGTGGGAGGAGGTTGA
- a CDS encoding toll/interleukin-1 receptor domain-containing protein, whose protein sequence is MRMQSLVSMFVRFLLYALVALVVAYVAFARELRSGEFPALPLVAVGVVLAAALAAALTRSGKSRAGRKVFLIHHEADQERAAEIVVKLRQLGYVPWFAPEEIMPGQKVELSVMQGLEGCPVALLLVSQNLDLADPFLARQLEAALGKASRRDECLSPVIPALLDDTPAPEQLQAVQVADLRAEDGYERLDKGLKKILDNA, encoded by the coding sequence ATGCGCATGCAATCGTTGGTGTCCATGTTCGTACGGTTTCTTCTCTACGCACTCGTGGCGCTCGTGGTGGCCTACGTGGCCTTCGCCCGGGAGCTGCGCTCCGGGGAGTTCCCCGCGCTGCCCCTTGTGGCCGTGGGCGTGGTGCTCGCCGCCGCCCTGGCCGCCGCCCTCACGCGCTCCGGCAAGAGCCGCGCCGGGCGCAAGGTGTTCCTGATCCATCACGAGGCCGACCAGGAGCGCGCCGCCGAGATCGTGGTCAAGCTGCGCCAGCTGGGCTACGTGCCCTGGTTCGCCCCCGAGGAGATCATGCCCGGCCAGAAGGTGGAGCTCTCGGTGATGCAGGGCCTGGAAGGATGCCCCGTGGCGCTGCTGCTGGTCTCCCAGAACCTGGACCTGGCCGACCCCTTCCTGGCCCGACAGCTGGAGGCCGCCCTGGGCAAGGCCTCCCGCCGCGACGAGTGCCTGAGCCCCGTGATCCCCGCGCTCCTGGACGACACCCCCGCCCCCGAGCAGCTCCAGGCCGTCCAGGTGGCCGACCTGCGCGCCGAAGACGGCTACGAACGCCTGGACAAGGGCCTCAAAAAGATTCTCGACAACGCCTGA
- the mtnA gene encoding S-methyl-5-thioribose-1-phosphate isomerase, protein MTDHIQFSPDQEALVLLDQRILPGREEYFVCRNTQDTIYALQTMVVRGAPAIGVTAAYGCYLASREVDPADAQWKARLEKLLKDLEEARPTAVNLRWAVELMRKAWHALPDLNLEALRAKWLEMAREVHAEDIEINKAMGRHGADLIDDGDTVMTHCNAGALATAGHGTALGVIRGAWEQGKKIQVIANETRPFLQGARLTAYELHKDGIPVKVACDNACALLMQRGMVQKVVVGADRIAANGDAANKIGTFGVAILARHFGVPFYVAAPASTFDLSTPTGAGIPIEDRTPREVTHVGEHQITPQGVGVFNYAFDVTPAELIAGIVTERGVIRAPYVENIARIIGGK, encoded by the coding sequence ATGACCGATCACATCCAGTTCTCGCCCGACCAGGAGGCCCTGGTGCTCCTCGACCAGCGCATCCTGCCCGGGCGCGAGGAATACTTCGTCTGCCGCAACACCCAGGACACCATCTACGCCCTCCAGACCATGGTGGTGCGCGGCGCGCCGGCCATCGGCGTCACGGCCGCCTACGGCTGCTACCTGGCCTCCCGCGAGGTGGACCCCGCCGACGCCCAGTGGAAGGCCCGCCTGGAAAAGCTCCTCAAGGACCTGGAGGAGGCCCGCCCCACCGCCGTGAACCTGCGCTGGGCCGTGGAACTCATGCGCAAGGCCTGGCACGCCCTTCCGGACCTGAACCTCGAAGCCCTGCGCGCCAAGTGGCTGGAAATGGCCCGTGAGGTGCACGCCGAGGACATCGAGATCAACAAGGCCATGGGCCGCCACGGGGCCGACCTCATCGACGACGGCGACACCGTGATGACCCACTGCAACGCCGGGGCCCTGGCCACCGCCGGGCACGGCACCGCCCTGGGCGTCATCCGCGGGGCCTGGGAGCAGGGCAAGAAGATCCAGGTGATCGCCAACGAGACCCGCCCCTTCCTTCAGGGCGCGCGCCTCACAGCCTACGAATTGCACAAGGACGGCATCCCCGTGAAGGTGGCCTGCGACAACGCCTGCGCCCTGCTCATGCAGCGCGGCATGGTCCAGAAAGTGGTGGTGGGCGCGGACCGCATCGCCGCCAACGGCGACGCCGCCAACAAGATCGGCACCTTCGGCGTGGCCATTCTGGCCAGGCACTTCGGCGTGCCCTTCTACGTGGCGGCCCCGGCCTCCACCTTCGACCTCTCCACCCCCACGGGCGCGGGCATCCCCATCGAGGACCGCACCCCCCGCGAGGTAACCCACGTGGGCGAGCACCAGATCACCCCCCAGGGCGTTGGCGTGTTCAACTACGCCTTCGACGTGACCCCCGCCGAGCTCATCGCGGGCATCGTCACCGAGCGCGGGGTCATCCGTGCGCCCTACGTGGAGAACATCGCCCGGATCATCGGGGGCAAATAG